The Prunus dulcis chromosome 3, ALMONDv2, whole genome shotgun sequence genome segment GATGAGACTAAATCattaaaagaagaagcccCAAAGTCTGAATTTCCTCTTCCTGCTGGACTTAAATATGCTTTTCCGGGAGAAGATGAGACGTATCTTGTGGTAATATCTTCTAAACTAGAGCTTATGCATGAAGGTGTGTTACTTAAAGTTTTGAAACATCGTAGGATGGACTTTATCTGATAGTAAAGTTATTAGTCCTTTGGTTTGCACACACCAAatttttcttgaagaaaatgttaaatCAGTTAGGCAGGCTCAACGCAGACTTACCCAACAACTAAAGAAGTTGTGCAAAAGTACTTAAACTTTGGGATGCAGGTATCATATATCCAATTTTTGACAGCAAATGGGTAAGTCCTACACAGGTTGTTCTCAAGAAATCAAGAGTCACAGTAGTCGAAAATAATAAtggagaatgtttattgaTTACCACAAATTAAACTCAGTCATAAGAAATGATCATTTTCCTTTACCATTTATTGACCAAATTTTAGAAAGAGTTGCAGGGTATatgtattattgttttttatatGGTTTTTCAGGATATTATCAAATTGGGATTTCATTGGAAgatcaagaaaaaacaacTTTTAATTGCCCATTTGGAACTTTCACTTTTAGAAAAATGCCTTTTGGTCTTTGCAATGCACCAGCTACAACATTTTTAGTGGCATGgtagaaaaatatttagaaGTTTTCATGGATGATAATACTGTGTTTGGtgattcattttctgattatttaTCTAATGTGGAGAATGTTCTTATCAAGTGTAAGGAGAAAAATTTGGTGCTTAATTGTGAGAAATTCCAATTCATGGTCACATCTGGCATAGTACTTGGACACATTGTTTCTCACAAAGGAATTGAAGTGGATAAGTcaaaaattgatttaattgcAAATTTGCCTATTCCTAAAACTGTTaaagatattggatatttttgGGACATGCAGGTTTCTATCGGAGATTCATACAAACGTTTAGTGCAATTGTAAGGCCATTAAAATGCTAACTCCTATAATGCAGCCCCCATATTGGTCCATGCCCTTCGAAATAATGTGTGATACTAGTGATGGTGCTATTGGGGGCAGTGCTAGGCCAAAGAAAAGACAAGAAGTCTATTGTTATCTCCTACGCAAGTAGAACTTTGAATAGTGCACAGAAAAATTACACTACAACTGAAATAGAATTGCTTGCTGTGGTTTTTTCATTGAAAAAGTTTAGATTATATATTTTGGGCTCACAAATTGTTGTTTTTACAGATCATTCGGCTTGAAGTTTTTGTTGACAAAGAAGGAAGCCAAAGCACAATTGATTAGATGGATTTTGCTTCTCCAAGAATTTGATCTTACAATCAATGGCAAGAAAGGAGTGGAGAATGTTGTTGCAAATCATCTTTCTAGGATATCTTTTGAGGAGCCTTTTGAGCATTTGCCTATTAAAGACTCATTTCCTAATGAACAATTGTTTGATGTCTCTAAATTACCATAGTTTGCTAACATTGTGAATTTTCTTGCTACAAGTCTTATCCCACCTCATTGGACCTcacaagagaaaaagaaatttatggTTAAGGTGAGAAAATTCTTTTGGGACGACCTGTATCTCTTTGAATATTGTCCCGACCTAGCAATCCGTAGATGTGTTCCTGATGATGAAATATTTAGTGTCATATCTTTTTGTCATTCTAAGGCTTGTGGAGGTCACTTTTCTTCCAAAAAGACTTCGGCCAAAATTCTTCAATATGGTTTTTATTGGCCTAGGCTTTTCAAAGATGTGTATGAATTTTGCAAGACTTGTCCAAGTTGTCAAAAGTTGGGAAAAATTACTCGACGTAATATGATGCCTTTTAATCATTGAAATTTTCGACTATTGGGGCATTGATTTTATGGGTCTTTTTTCCCAATCTTTTGGTTACTTATATATCTTTGTTGTTGTGGATTATGTTTCAAAATGGATTGAGTCCATACTAGGTTGGAAGAATGATCATAAgactgttttgaaatttttgacaGAAAATGTATTGTCCAAGTTTGGTACTCCTAGAGCGATCATCAGTGATGGAGGATCACATTTTTGCAACCCACCATTTGAAGCGTTGATGAAAAGATATGAGATCACCCATAAGATTTCCACTCCATACCACCCACAGACAAGTGGTCAAGCTAAACTTGCAAACAGGGAAATCAAGCAAATTTTGGAAAAGACGGTGAATCCGACTCAGAAGGATTGGTCATTAAGACTAACTGATGCTTTGTGGGCATACCGTACTGCATACAAATCACCTCTTGGTATGTCCCCATATAGGCTAGATTTACCTGTTGAATTAGAACATAAAGCATATTGGGCTATCAAATTGTTTAACATTAGCCTTGGAGATGCGGGTACCTTGAGAAAACTTAGGGGtttagagttttttttcctctatactctaacacaaaaagtgaaaactaaaaactaaaattgaaatggttatcaaatggGCCCTAAACTACAAGAGGGAACGAGGCTTCCCACACACTAACAAGATGCTCCATGAATCCGAACTTGAGACTACTTATATGGTCTGAAGTTAATATCATTTTCCAAGAAACTAGACCACCCTCACACCATCTAAATGCCACTTGAAACGTATGCATTTTTGCATGAAAGATTGAactaaattatgaaaaattgaaaacacaaagCATAACCCAAAATATTGTAATTTAAAGTTGGGCCAGGGCTGAGAAAAGCACGGCTTAAGGCCTACCATTTACAAAAATGAGTGAGTCCAAGCTTGTCCATACAATCGGGCTAACCCGTGGCTCAATACATCATATCAAGCTTGGGCGGGGCCAATTTTACAATGTTAGCCCAAATACATTCGGTTGGGAAGGGCATGGTCAATCACCGAACTGGATTCAATAATGTAAACTACAGATACACAAGCTGATGAAACCGATAGCAAAAGTGAGTGGTAAAATAGCAGTCACAAAGTTTCCCACATAAAACTTTAGGTTCATAAGTATTCAAGGTACAATTAATCCAAATAAAGCAAGTTCTTATCATAGCATATATCCATAAGAGGAAGCCCCATGAAAACATGGTCTTGCCATCCAACCAGTTGATCCATATTTAGTCTTCCACTTTTGCTACCATTGCCTAGCATAATAAACATCACAGAGTAAGAAAAACCTTAACAAGATGTTCGTGTGCATAAATGATGGTTCAGGGAATGGTTTTGATTTAGCTTGTCCGACAGTTGATTCTATATGCAGATATTTTACTCGAATCTCGAGATTCTTAGTCTTGGTCATCTAAATGCAATCGAGTGTTTGCAACAACAATATGCTGAAGCTGCGCAAGATGCATAGAGATTAAATGAACTTAAGTTTATGTTAGAATTCAATATTTTCAGCATTTTGGATGTTTTGGGAGGAAGGAAGAGATCACAGATAGAGTATGAGGAAGAGAACGTTGCTCTTAGAAAATAGAAAGCTTCAGATTACTAATCATCATATTCCACATTTCATGTATATTCGTATGAGTGAGAGAAGTGAGCTACTTCTCTAACAAATTTACACAGAGATTAAATCCCAGCCTTTGATCCTATCATCCTATGAGATGATCCCACTTGTCATAATCTGACATTTAAATCCTAGGCTAGATAAGAGaccacttggactatgattcaatggttcaaattacatcagaaaaattaaaacttataaaatgaaatgtaAAATAGACTTGGTGACTTTGGCTCTAAGGTTTTCAGCTTAAGGGTTACATatcaacactcccttctaaccCTTTAGCTGATTTCACACCAAGTAGTTCTCTTAGATACACAAATCGATCCTTAGACAGGGCCTTGGTTAATATATCTACAATCTaatcttttgttttgcagTAGATAAGTTCAATCTCCTTTGCTTGAATAGCTTCTCTAATGAAGTGAAACTTTCGACTGATATGTCTGGTTTTCTAGTGGTGAACTGGATTCTTTGCCATTGCTATGGCTGATGTGTTATCACACATGATTTGAGTTCCTTCAACTTGTTCTTCTCCAAAGTCCTCAAGTACAAACCTCAGCCATTTTGCTTGGGAAGTAGCTTCAGCAGCACTGACATATTCTGCTTCTGCAGTGGACAGTGCCACTGTGTTTTGCTTAATCGATGCCCATGAAAACATACCAGATCCTAGTGTGAATGCATATCCTGAAGTACTTCTTCTATCATCTTCACTTCCTGCCcagtcactgtcacaataCCCTATTAAGGTAGTTGTCTTCCCTTTTATaaattcaattccaaaatcaaGTGTTCCTTGAATGTATCTCAGCACTCTCTTTGTTGACCCCAGGTGTTTCTTGGTAGGATTATGCATGAACCTTGCCAAGAGACTTGCTGCAAACATCACATCAGGTCTAGTTGCTGTCAAATAAAGCAAGCTGCCCACAATCTGTCTGTATTCTCCTTCATTTGCAGCCTCACTTCCATTAATCTTGCTCAATCTCTCATTCATTGCAGGTGAAGTAGCCACTGCTTTGCAATCTTTTAATCCAAACTTCTCAATCAACTTCTGTGCATACTTCTTTTGGTGTATAAAAATACTCTTCTCGGTTTGTAGTATTCCCATTCCAAGAAAATGGTGTAACAATCCCAAATCTGTCATCTCATAGTGCTTCATCATGTATTTTCTAAATTCTTGAAGCATTTGTGGATTAATACCAGTGTATAcaatatcatctacatatagggagaaaataataatacctGAATTCTCACTTGTTTTAACATACAAAGTTGCTTCACTTGAACTTTTCTTGAAACCAACACTGTTGAAATATGCATCAATTTCATCATACCAGGCCCTTGCTGCTTATTTTAATCCATACAGTGCCTTGTGTCGTTTGTACACctttatttcttcattttatttcaCAAAACCTTGTGGTTGTTCAACATACACTTCTTCTTTTAATACTCCATTGAGAAACGCAGACTTAACATCCAGCTGATACAAGTTCCATCTCTTCTGTGCAGCTAGAGCAATCAAGGTTCTAATGGTGTCTAACCTTGCCACTGGGCCAAATGTTTCATTGTAATCGATCCCAGGCTTTTGTGAGTGGCCTTTAGCCACCAATCGAGCCTTATTTTTCTGCACAGTACCATCTAGATTAAGTTTGGTCTTATAGACCCACTTGACACCAATGACAGGTTTATTAAACGGTCTCTCAACAAGCTGCCAAGTGTTATTCTTCTCTATCATTTCCAACTCAGCTTCCATTGCCTTTCTCCATGACTTATCTAGATCAGCTTCTTCAAAATTCTCAGGTTCCTATTATGCACATATTACACTGAGCCATGATTTCGTTAACacttttccatttctttggtgtgtgATCAATGGCTTGAGAACTTTCACTTATTCCTTCATCTTGTAGAGTAATACCTTCATCCATTTGAGTTGGTGTATCCAAGCTTTGACTTGATTCATTCTGTAGTATGATACCTTCATCCATTTGAATTTGTGTATCCAAGTTTTGACTTGGATTACAATTTTAATTCTCAGTAGGCACAGGGACTGTCATTTTTCCTGCACTTGCATTCTCCCACTTCCATAAGCCATTCTCATCAAACTGCACATCTCTGGACAGAATAACCTTTCTAGTGCTTGGATCAAATAGTCTGTACCACTTTTCATAGAGTCCATAACCCACAAAGATACACTTGCGGctattttcttcaagtttATGCCTTAATGCTGAAGGGATGAGTACATGACAAGGAGATCCAAAAATCTTTAAGTGTGCAATTCCTTGTTTTCTGCCAGTATAAGCTTCAAATGGTGTTATCTTCTTGAGAGACTTGATGGGACATCTGTTCAGGAGATAGACTGCAGTATTtacagcttctgcccaaaatTCATAGGAAATGCCCTTCTCATGCAGCATAGATTTTGCCATTTCCACTACTATCCTGTTCTTTCTCTCAGCaactccattttgctgaggagaGTATGCTATAGTTAACTGCCTGTGAATTCCAAATTCATCATAAATTCACTGGATAAAAACTCTCCACCCCTGTCACTCCTCAAGCCTTTTATCTTATATCCACTTTGCAGCTCAGTCATAGCTTTGAACTTTCTAAAACATTCGAGTGCACTTGACTTATTTCTGATGAAATACACCTATGACATTCTAGTGCAATTGTCTGTAAATAGCAAGAAATACATATTTCCATTGATGGATTCAGTCTTCTGTGTGAACCAATTCCAAAGGACTTGTAGCTCTCCAAGTGGACTCCAAAGGGAAAGAATCTCTGTGTTGCTTTCCTAGCATGTATTGATTCTCAAGCAATTTTATGCTTCTTTCATTTAAGTTCCCCAATCTCTTATGCCATGTCTGCAAGCAGTGTGTAACACTTGCCTTTAAGGCCAAATCACTTGCAGGCATCATTGTAAGTGGAAAGCATCTGTTATTGGTCATTTGAACCCTCACAATCAGATTTCTCAGTGACTGATCATCATAAACATTCACCATATTCCCTCCAAACACAAGATAGTACccatgctccatcatttgCCCAACACTAAGCAGATTTTCTTCAAGACCAGGTACAAGCATTACTTCTTGAATGTGCTTCTTACCCAACTTGGTTTTTATCACAAGAGTCCCTTTTCCTGCAACTGGAACTATTTTTCCAGTACCCATCTTTACTTTAGAAGTCAAATTTCTTTGAATATTGACTAATAGACTCTCATCACCTGTCATGTGGTTACTACAACCACTGTCAATGTACCAAGAGTGATTTTCCTTCACATCTGTCACAGCATTGCATGCATAGAACAAGGTTCCAGTTTCTTCAACTTGATTTGCATAGTTCAATTTCtgtacatttttatttccatGACACTCTCTGAGCATATGTCCAAATTTCCCACACCCTTTGCATTTAGGCTTTCCTTCAAACCAACATTTGCCAAAATACAATTTCTCACAGTGTTTACAAGCCGTTTTATTCCCATCGTTAGATTTCCAATTCTTCTGAGGTTTTTGATCTCTAGAAGAAACTCCACTCttaggattttttttcctcaataTTCAGACTAGTAAAAGCCCTTTCTGTAGAGTTCTCATTGTGTCGATCCAATCTAAGCTCAAAGCTCTTCAGAGAAGCAACCACCTCTTGAATTTCAAGAGTCTCAAGATCCTTAGAATGTTCAATCACATAGCGGATAGAATCATATGATTTTGGCAAACTAAACAGTAATTTCTGCacaactctctctctagatAGTTCCTCACCATAACTCTTCATTTGATTCAATATATCAAACAATCTAGCAAGATGTATAGATAGGGATTCACTGTCTTTCATGcgagtatattcaaattctctacGCAATCCTTGCAATTTTACATTTCGTACCTATTTATCTCCTCTGAATTCCAGCTTCAGAATATCCCAAGCACCTTTTGAGGTCTCCTCATTCACAATTCTGGGGAAGAGCTGATTTGAGACAGCACTTTGGATCAACCCAAGTGCACGAGCATCCTTCATCAGAAGCTCAGCCATCGTAGACTTCTCAGCAACCTTAGTCTCTTCtatctccttctccttctttggATCTGAAGCATCGAAGCC includes the following:
- the LOC117621650 gene encoding secreted RxLR effector protein 161-like; its protein translation is MTDLGLLHHFLGMGILQTEKSIFIHQKKYAQKLIEKFGLKDCKAVATSPAMNERLSKINGSEAANEGEYRQIVGSLLYLTATRPDVMFAASLLARFMHNPTKKHLGSTKRVLRYIQGTLDFGIEFIKGKTTTLIGYCDSDWAGSEDDRRSTSGYAFTLGSGMFSWASIKQNTVALSTAEAEYVSAAEATSQAKWLRFVLEDFGEEQVEGTQIMCDNTSAIAMAKNPVHH